Part of the Eikenella corrodens genome is shown below.
TATCGAGCGTTTCCTGCAGGGCGAAAAGTTCGGCATGCTCATCAATCACATCGGCAATTTTGTTCAGAATGGCGGCGCGCTCGGTGGTGGTGGTTTTGCGCCAGGTTTTAAACGCGGCCTGTGCGGCGGCTACGGCGGCATCCACATCGGCGTCGGTGGCGTCGGTGAATTTAGCCAAGAGTTCGCCGTTGGCGGGGTTGTGCGATTCCAGCAAGTTGCCGGGCTTTGTCCACTCGCCATTGATGAGCAGACCGTATTCGCGGTCGAAAACGTTCAGATTTTTAGCCATTTCGTTGGTTCTCCTAAGAATTGCGGGCTGGTTGCCCACTTCCGATAACATAAACAGCATTCGATCGATGCTGTGGGCGCAGCATATTCTTTTTTGCCAACTCTTTCAAGGATGCAGCTTCCCCAACCGGGCTTGTTTACTGATTAAAGGCTACCTGAAAGCAAAGCTTCAACGCAGCCAAAACGCCGTGCAGGCTGCCTTGCCGCGCTATTGTTTCCGCAGGGCTTGCACGCTCTACTATTTGGGATGAAAATAACAATATAACAATAAATAATCAGCCTGCCGCCGCAGCCGCGGGCAGGAAAAACACATCAGGCCAGAACCGGTTTTTTGTTGCCGCAGAAGCGGAGGAGGATAAGCAATGCAAACGATTAAAAAAATTGATGCCGCAGCCCTACGCGCGTTTACCGAGGCCGCCTTTAAGGCATACGGCTTCGTGCCCGAAGAAGCGGCGCAGATTACCGATGTGCTGATGGCTGCCGACCTCTGCGGCGTAGACACACACGGCTCGCAGCGGCTGGAAATGTACCGCCAGCATATCAACGGCGGCTTCGTGCGCATCGGCGCCAAACCGGAAACCGTGTTTGAAACGCCCGTGTCGGCCGTGGTGGACGGTCATGCCGCCATGGGGCAGCTCGTATCGCGCTATGCCATGCAGATTGCCATCGACAAGGCCAAACAAAGCGGCATCGGCATGGTGTCGGTGCGCAATTCCAACCACTACGGCATCGCCGCCTACTACAGCAGCATGGCCGCCAGCCAAGGCCTGGTGGGCATTTCCATGACCAACTCCTTCCCCATCGTGGTGCCCACCTACGGCCGTACCCCGATGATGGGCACCAACCCCATTGCCGTGGCCATTCCCGCCAGCCCGACCGATTTCAGCCTCGATGCCGCCACCTCCGTGGTTGCCTTCGGCAAGCCCGAGGTATACCTCAAAAAAGGCCTGACCGCCCCGCTGGGCTGGGCGATTAACAGCCGGGGCGTAGACGAAACCGACCCGCAGATTATCGTGGAATGCGTACGCCAAGGCTTGGGCGGCGGCATGTATCCCTTGGGCGGCGGCAGCGAGCTGTTCGGCAGCCACAAAGGTTACGGCTATGCCGTGCTGGTGGAATTTTTCTCCGCCTGCCTGTCGCAAGGCACCACGTCCAACCACACCATGAAAAACGGCCATGCCGGCATCTGCCACCATTTCGCCGCCTTCAACCCGGAAATCTTCGGCGATGCCCAAGCCATCCGCAGCCGTTTCAGCGCCTATCTGCAAGAGCTGCGCGAATCGGCAAAAGCCGCCGGCCAAGAGCGGATTTATATCCACGGCGAAAAAGAAGCCGAATGCTGCCGCGAACGCAAACAAAGCGGTATTCCCATCCTGCCCAAAACGCTGGACGAAATGCGCCGCTTGGCCGAGGAGCTCGGGCTGCCGTTTGAGTGGTAGGGCTTGAATACGGCAGTAATAAAGGTTCTTGAATTCGGATTTCAAGCGCAACACTTAGGTACTAGCGGTTAGAACAGATTCAAGAATAAAACACTTGGCGTTTCGCAGCCAAGTGTTTTTCTCGGCCGGCGGTTCAACTCATCTTTAACCCTGCGTATCTCCCGATCAGCTGGTATTTCGGAAATCGGTTTGTTTGGGGAAGTATAGTGGATTAACAAAAATCAGGGCAAGGTGGCGAGCCGCAGACAGTGCACACGTTACGGCAAAGCGGGCCAACACCGTACTGGTTTTGTTAATTCACTATATGCGGCTAAGGCCGCCATCATCTCTAATGGCTGAAAAATCCGCAGCCTAACCTTTGCTTTCCAAGCAGCCGCGCCCGGCTTCGTCTATAATCCCGCCTTCCTTCCCGCCCCGAAAGGCTACCTGAAAATGACTTTGCCGAAATTCCTTACCCCCCTTCTTGCCACGCTGCTGCTTGCCGCCTGCGGTGCCACTTTCGCGCCGCAGGATTTGCCGCATTTGGCGGCGGGCGAGAGCCGCCGTTTCAAGCTGGAGCGGCTGGATGAAACCGGCGCGGCGGAGCAGGTGTCGCTGTTGGTGGTGCAGGGCGAGACGGGCGGGCAGTCGCGCTGGATTCAAACCGATGCGTTCGGTGCGCCGCTGGCGCGTTTGCTGGCCACGAAAAGCGGCTGGCGGCGCGACGGCTTCGTGCCGCCGAACCATGCCGCGCAGGCGGTGTTCACGGCAATGTTCCCGCTGTTGGAAAACGGTTTTTCAGACGGCCGGCCGCGCGAGTTGGAGGGCGGCGGGGCGAAATGGCGGCTAACGCCTTTGGGAGAGAATGATGAATAAGGCACGGGCATACCTCGGCCGGCCGGGTTTGGTGTCGGCTTTGGGCAGCGGTTTGGCGGAGCATTTGGATGGTTTGTTGAGGCCGTCTGAAAACAGCCCGCTCACGTTTTCCACC
Proteins encoded:
- a CDS encoding Ldh family oxidoreductase; this encodes MQTIKKIDAAALRAFTEAAFKAYGFVPEEAAQITDVLMAADLCGVDTHGSQRLEMYRQHINGGFVRIGAKPETVFETPVSAVVDGHAAMGQLVSRYAMQIAIDKAKQSGIGMVSVRNSNHYGIAAYYSSMAASQGLVGISMTNSFPIVVPTYGRTPMMGTNPIAVAIPASPTDFSLDAATSVVAFGKPEVYLKKGLTAPLGWAINSRGVDETDPQIIVECVRQGLGGGMYPLGGGSELFGSHKGYGYAVLVEFFSACLSQGTTSNHTMKNGHAGICHHFAAFNPEIFGDAQAIRSRFSAYLQELRESAKAAGQERIYIHGEKEAECCRERKQSGIPILPKTLDEMRRLAEELGLPFEW